Within Macaca nemestrina isolate mMacNem1 chromosome 12, mMacNem.hap1, whole genome shotgun sequence, the genomic segment ATCATCTTCATACACCCATGTACCTTTTCCTCTGCCATTTGGCCTTTGTAGACATTGGGTACTCCTCATCAGTCACACCTATCATGCTCATGAGCTTCCTAAGGAAAGAAACCTCTCTCCCTGTTGCTGGTTGTGTGGCCCAGCTCTGTTCTGTACTGACGTTTGGTACAGCTGAATGCTTTCTGCTGGCTGTCATGGCCTATGATCGCTATGTGGCCATCTGCTCGCCCCTGCTCTACTCTACCCGCATGTCCCCCAGAGGCTGCATCATCTTAGTGGGCATGTCCTACCTGGGTGGATGTATGAATGCTTGGACATTCATTGGCTGCTTATAAAGACTGTCTTTCTGTGGGCCAAATAAAGTCAATCACTTTTTCTGTGACTATTCACCACTTTTGAAGCTTGCTTGTTCCCATGATTTTACTGTTGAAATAATTCCAGCTATCTCTTCTGGATCTATCGTTGTGGCCACTGTGTGTGTCATAGCCATCTCCTACATCTATATCCTCATCACCATCCTGAAGATGCGCTCCACCGAGGGCCGCCACAAGGCCTTCTCCACCTGCACCTCCCACCTCACTGCAGTCACTCTGTTCTATGGGACCATTACCTTCATTTATGTGATGCCCAAGTCCAGCTACTCAACTGACCAGAACAAGGTGGTGTCTGTGTTCTACACGGTAGTGATTCCCATATTGAACCCCCTGATCTGCAGCCTCAGGAACAAGGAGATTAAGGGGGCTCTGAAGAGGGAgcttagaataaaaatatttccttgatGAAACTAGTTTGAAGAATTTGATATATTAATAttctatatataataataataagacactGAGTGTTTGTGGTCAAAATATATCTGTCCATAGACCATCACCCAGTGTGGAGCTTTTTAGTCAATCATGAGGGTAGATTTTCAGATAGAATAGGAAATTGGAAGTCCATCTTGCTTTACctttaataaaattgaattacATTTATAATTGAGAATGCAAATAatttcacatgaaaaaatgctttatCTGTTGAAaaccctttaaaaattttattctgattttttcaaGAGTTGTTTTCTGCGATAAGTTAAGGCATACCTTTAAATCTTCAGACCccggcgtgtgatgttccccttaaTGGGTGCAgctcaccaacatggcacatgtttacatatgtaacaaacctgcacgttgtgcacatgtaccctagaacataaagtataacaaaaaataaaaaaagaaagaaaacgttggaaaaaaaaacccttcagacTGTGGCCATTTTCAACATCAGCTTATCCTGAGATACATGCCTGATAGCTATAGTTGTTACTGAGTACATTGTGCGAGAAAATGACAAAGGAACCATAGTAACATTGCTGGAGATGTTCTTCTTCCAGAAAGGTTGCCTGCTGAGAATGAGCTTGGTAGACCCACAACAATCTGGTCTGTGTTTCTATTCTCTGTCTCCAGCATGGTTATAGGGGTCCCAGAGAAGAACCTGTTAGATGCCCCTGACTAGCCTATGAATTTATCTGTCAGATCAAAACAAGTGACTTCTGTGTGAACGAGAAGGGTTTCTGAACTCCTTAGAGACtgagtggaaaaaaaatcaggcaatAACTTCCCAGAGGAGAATCTAGCTTATAGTGTGACATTGTGGCTCTGAGGAACAATCTTTCAGAGTAACTCATTCATGGTCAGATCCTCATCCTACTCAGGAAACTCAAGGGGACTAGACTGCCTCTCCCCTGAAATTATGTCTGCCCCTGGAGAGGCTTAATCAACCTCTGTATGCTGACCACTACCAGAttcatttctctttcctgtcCCCTCTTTAGTGTTTCAGACAACAATCCCAACATTCTGTCAATAGAACCATAGTGTATCAATcatttcattcatatattttttattttgtacattcAAAAACTatatttgaggccaggcacagtggctcatgcctgtagtcccagaactttgggaggccaaggcagccggatcacctgaggtcgggagttcaagaccagcctgaccaacatggagaaaccctgtctctactaatgatacaaaaaaaaaaaaaaattagcagtgcGTGGCgacgggcgcctataatcccagtactcaggaggctgaggcacaagaattgcttgaacctgggaggcggaggttgtggtgagccaagatggctccattgcactccagcctgggcaacaagagcaaaactgtctcaaaaataaataaataaataaataaataaataaataaataaaatcatatttgatgattcgtattttattttttaaaaattttttttgagatggagtctagctctgtcgcccaggctggagtgcaggggcgtgatctcagctcactgcaagctctgcctgctggttcatgccattttcctgcctcagcctcccgaatagctgggactacaggcgtacgccactgtgcccagctaattttttatattttttagtagagacaaggtgtcacatgttagccaggatggtctcgatctggtgacctcgtgatccgcccacctcggcctcccaaagtgctgagattacaggtgtgatccactgcagCCGGCCTATTTGGTAACTCTTATAGGCACTGCCCTAGATAAGCATATAAGTGACTAATAGCCACAGATGTCTGTCGTGATGGAATCTATCTGCTAACGTAGGAGTCAGACAATAAAACTAACAAGTAAGTGATACCTAGTATTAGAAGGGCATGAGTgctatggagaaagaaaaagtggaacAGCATGTGGAAGGTTGATGTGCCAGGGGCAGGGAGGAGTCACTGCAGGTCTCACTGGGAACATAACATCTGAACACCGGCTGCCGAAGGTGAGCACAGTTCATGTTGAATGTGGTGTTACCTGTGTAACAGCTCTATGAGTCTAATCTTCACTCACATGCATGTAATTTACTTTTGAGGTTTCTGTTCCAACCATGGCAGAATTGGCCATTTTAATCAGTGCCATGGTAAGTACAATTAAAAcatgataaaatgttaaatatatcttAAATTTCACATTAGCACTTACAGGATAACAAGGAATTGTCTTACCAGAAAGTGTGATAACCTAGAAAAGTAGGCCCAATACTCAAAAATGCTTTTGCCGAGAGAGAATTTGACAAGTCAGAAGATTGTTATTAACCTGAGCTGTGGCTTTAGTGTTCTTTTGGGATGAGAGGGCCACAAGTAAAAGCCTATGGCATATCCAGGTAAGAAGTCTGATTTATACACCTCACATATATCCTCAGGATAAGGGAAAACCTGAAGTAACCAGGGCTGGCACAGGTTAGCAGCCCTGGAGAGCTTGAGAAGCTCAGTGCTTGAATTTGAATATAACATGGTCAGGGACAGGTGGACCGAATCAGGGTGAACTGAATAAGCAAACAACCTCATGTCCATCAGGACAGATATTTGTCCTGATGTCTGTCATGTCAATGATTTCTACTGGTAATTATTTAAATCAATCAATGACCTCATGTCAATGATTCCTAGTGGTAATTATTCAAAATCAATAACCAACACACAGTGAAAAATAATGACCAACACAAAAGGAAACAAGGTACCAGGCATGAAAGCCAGTGAAAGCAACAGGCAACAGAGACAAAACTAAGATTTAACATATGGAAATGAATGATTACAGACTATACTATTGCTTTGTTTCAAAGTAAAAAGACTATTTGAAATGTGTACAattacagaaaaccaaaaataatgaCCAAATGTATGCAATTATTTAGAACATCATACATGAAAAATTCACAATGCCAGTAGAGTTACACCAGGCATTTCTATTTGGTGAGCATAGTCCTCATTGGTCTTCACATAGAAATCCCAAGTGGCAGCACAGGCAGAGGAGCTATCCTTTTTAGAAGCCTCATGACCTTAACTGGAATCAATATATTTTACTTgatttatttagtatttagtatAGTGTTTAGTTCCAGGGTCCCTGCAAGGTTTTTAAAGCAATAAGAATCATGGAACTCAAGGaagtataaagtataaaatagaggccgggcgcagtggctcacacctgtaatctcaggaggCCGAAGCGGTGGGaccacaaggtcagaagattgagaccatcctggctagcatggtgaaaccccatctctactaaaaaatgcaaaaaattagccaggtgtggtggcaggcgcctgtagtcccagctactggggtgactgaggcaggagaatggtgtgaacccaggaggcagagcttgcagtgagccgagatcacgccactgcactccagtctgggcaacagagcgagactccgtctcaaaaaaaaaaaaaaaaaaaaggatagaattTACAATTAATCATTTTTGTCACAAACAGTGTAGTGTTATATGTAACACACCTGACATTTCAGTTTTGTCCCAATTTAGGAGAAATAGGAAGTTCACTCATGGTAAAATTTATCCTTAAAGAAGTCAAATGACATGTCATTGGGGGTCTTAAGTGCAATACACTATTTACATAGAATTCTGAACAAATGCACTGTTTAGAATTCCATACTGAATCATAGGCAGAACTTAAGGACCATGAATAATGTTATTTGGGAAATAGGCCCCTTACTCTGTGTGTCAAGTATGGGGCTCTGAGAGAAATTTGtttagaagacaacctaggcaatactattcaggacataggcatgggcaaagactttattactagaacaccaaaagcaacagcagcaaaagctaaatttgacaaatgggatctaattaaactaaagaatttctgcacagcaaaagaaattataatcAGAGTGGAGGGGcaacctacagactgggagaaaacttttgcaatctatccatctgacaaagggctaatatccagaatctacaaaaaacttaaacaaatttacaagaaacaaacaaccccatcaaaaagtgagcaaaggatataaacagacacttctcaaaagaagacatttatgcagccaacaaacatatgataaaaagctcgtcatcactggtcgttagagaaatgcaaatcaaaaccacaatgagataccatctcatgccagttagaccggcgatcattaaaaagtcaggaaacaacagatgctggagaggatgtggagaaataggaacgcttttacactattggtaggagtataaattagttcaaccattatggaagacagtgtggtgattcctcaaggatccagaactagaaataccatttgacccagctattccattactgggtatatacccaaaggattataaatcattctactataaagacacatgcacacatatgtttattgtggtgctattcccaatagcaaagacttggaaccaacccaaatgcccatgaatgatagactggataaagaaaatgtggcacatatacaccatggaatactatgtagccataaaaaaggaggagttcatatcctttgcaggaacatggatgaggctggaagccatcattctgagcaagctaacacaagaacagaaaaccaaacgctgcatattctcattcataaatgAGTGTTGAATGATgggatcacatggacacagggaagggaacatcacataccaggggcCTAtcagggaagggatagcattaggagaaatatctaatgtagatgacaggttgatgggtgcagcaaaccactatggcacgtgtttacctatgtaaaaaaactgcacgttctgcacatgtaccccagaacttaaagtataaaaaagagtagaataaaaatattattttttcttgaaaaaaaaacatGACAGCCGCAGATTCAGAAAAGACTTTGATAATTTTTATCATCAATTTGTGATTAAAAAGCCTTGGCAAAATTGAAATAGAATAATTGCTTCATCTAGGAAAAAACTACTCATGTTTGAAAGCTTTTCCTTCGTATCTGAGAATAAGAAAGTGATGCCATTGTTAGCATTCTGTTCTTCACGGTATGGATGACACTAGGCAGGGCACtacaataagaaaaggaaatagatgGCATAAcaatagaagaaaagaagtaaagtgTTATACAAGATGACTATGtagaaaataatgaagtaaaaataGATTATCAATATTAGagatatttttaacaatattgatggaaaaacaaaataagagcaaatgttttatttccttttaaaattttttaatttttatgggtacatagtaggtgcatatatttatagggtacaggagatgttttgatacaggcatgcaatgtataataattaCATGATAGAGAATGGGGTATGCACCCCCTCAAACACTTgtcctttgtattacaaacaacccaattatattcttttagttattttaaaatgtatgattaaAATATTGATTGTAGTcgccctgttgtgctagcaaatactaggttttattcattatttctatttttttatactGATTAACCATCTTCACTTCCCCTCCAACCCTCTACTGCCTTTCTCAACCTCtaataaccatccttctactctttatctcaattagttcaattgttttgatgtttatatcacacaaataagtgagaacatgtgagtgacatttgtctttctgtatgaaaaaaagctcatcatcactggattatttcacttaacatgatgttcTGCAGTTCCGTTAACATTGTCGCAAATGACAGGgcctcatccttttttatggccaaatagtacttcattgtgtctatgtaccacattttctttatccattcatctgccgATGGACggttaggttgcttccaaatcttggctattgtgaacattactgcaacaaacatgggagtgcagatatctctttgatatactgatttcctttctttggggtatatacccagcagtgggactgctggatcatatggtaattctatttttgaggaacctccacactgttctccacagtgcttgtactaacttacattcccaccaacagtgtacgagggttcccttttctccacatcctcaccagcatttgttattgcctgtcttttggataaaagccatttgaACTGTGGTGAAATGAtatatcattgtagttttgatttgcatttctctgatgacaaaCAATGCTGAAtaacttttcatatgtttgtttgccatttgtatgtcttcacttgagaaatgtctattcaaatcttttgcccatttttaaaactgggttattagatattttcatatagagttgtttgaactccttatgtattctgattattaatcccttgtcagaggggtagtttgcaaatattttctcccattctgtgggttgtctcttcactttgtttattGTATCATctgctgcacagaagctttttaacttgaggtgatctcatttgcccatttttctttggttgcctatgcttgtggggtattgctcaagaaatttttgtccAGATCCATGTTCTGGAGACTTCCtctaatgttttcttgtagtgatttagcagtttgaggtcttagatttaagtctttgatccattttgattttatctttGTATATATAGAGAACAGggtcagtttcattcttctgcttatggaaatccagttttcccagcatgatttattgaagagactgtcttttccccggTGTATGttctttgcacctttgtcaaaaatgagtttactgtaggtgtgtggatttgtttatgggttctcttttctgttccattggtgtatgcatacatttttatgccagtatcatgctgttttgttcACTATAActgtgtagtataatttgaagtcaagtaa encodes:
- the LOC105488792 gene encoding LOW QUALITY PROTEIN: olfactory receptor 5P3 (The sequence of the model RefSeq protein was modified relative to this genomic sequence to represent the inferred CDS: inserted 1 base in 1 codon; substituted 1 base at 1 genomic stop codon), which gives rise to MGTGNNTAMVEFTLLGLSEHTALCAILFLVFLRIYVVTLMGNISIIMLIXHLHTPMYLFLCHLAFVDIGYSSSVTPIMLMSFLRKETSLPVAGCVAQLCSVLTFGTAECFLLAVMAYDRYVAICSPLLYSTRMSPRGCIILVGMSYLGGCMNAWTFIGCLXRLSFCGPNKVNHFFCDYSPLLKLACSHDFTVEIIPAISSGSIVVATVCVIAISYIYILITILKMRSTEGRHKAFSTCTSHLTAVTLFYGTITFIYVMPKSSYSTDQNKVVSVFYTVVIPILNPLICSLRNKEIKGALKRELRIKIFP